The DNA region CCTGTGCTTCGCGCTGGCCGACGGAGCCGGCGTCACGCCGTACTACTTCTATCTCTGCGATCTGATCCCGGGCAGCGAGCACTGGCGGTTGCCGCTGCACGAGGCCCAGCGGCTGCAGGAGTCGATCATGGGCTACCTGCCCGGCTTCGCCACCCCGCGGTTGGTCTGCGACGTGCCGTACGCGGGGAAGCACTGGGTGCACCAGGCCGCCTCCTACGACCGGGTCCGGGGCATCTCCACCTGGACCAAGTCGTTCCGTGGGCCGTTCGACCCGGTGGCCGAAGACCCCTCCCGTCAGTACGAGTACGTCGACCCCATCCACACCCTGCCTGCCGAGGGCCAGGCGTGGTGGGTGGCCCAGGCCGATCCCCGGCCGCTGCCCCGGCTGAACCTGATCGGAGTCTCCTCATGTGGCTGACCGACCCGTCGGCGGTGGCCGCCTTCCGTGAGGCGCATGCCCACCTGCACCTCCTCGAGGCGACCTCGTACGCACCGACAGTGACCGAGCGCATCCGGCACGAAAAGCTTGCCCTGGTCTGGGGCCGCGCTCGCAGCATCCCGCACTACACGCGCCTGCCGGGCTTCGCCGAGTGCGACCTGAGCCGATTGCCGATCACCACGAAGGACGAGGTCAAAGCCGACCCCCACCGATTCGCTCGTACTGATCTCAGTGGGGTGCTGAAGTACTACGAGAGCTCCGGCTCCTCCGGCCGGACCACCCCGACCCCGCGTACGGCGGCCGACATCATCGGCAACGCCATCTCGGTGGCCGGTCTGTGGCGCCGTTCGCTCGGACCGGAGCCGCGGCGGGTGGCTGCGCTGCTGCCGTCGGACGTGCTGCCCGTCGGTGACCTCGTCTCCGCGGCCTGCGAATACCTCGGTCACACCTTGCTGCGCAGCTACCCGTTCACCCTCGGCATCTGCGACTGGGACCGGTTGGAGGCGCTGTTCGAGAGCTACCGCCCCGACGCCGTGTTCGCCGCCCCGGGCGTGCTGGCTCAGTGGACCCGGGTGCTGAAGAGCCGCGGCCGACTCGCGGAGGTCAGCGCCAGCGTCCGTACCGTCCTGCTGCTCGGGGAGGTCAGCCTGGCCGCACAACGCCGCAAGCTCGGCCGGGACTGGAACGCCCAGGTCCTCGATGCCTCTTACGGCAGCACCGAGACCGGCACCATGGCGGCCGCCTGCGAGCACGGCGCGCTACACCTGTTGGCCGCCGGACACGTCTTCGAGATTCGTGACGGGGCCGAAGTCCGTCCGTTGGCGATCGAGCCGACCGGTGAGCAGCGCGGTGAGTTGATCACCACCACGTTGAACAACCACGCCCGACCCCTGCTGCGGTACGGGACCGGTGACCTGGTGCAGGTGGGCGCCGCCACCCCCTGCCCATGCGGACTGGGCCTTCCTCCCGTGCAGGTCCAGGGCCGCGGTGACGACGGGATCGTCTGGCGCGGCCAGTCGCTCACCGAGCACTCCCTCGGCTCCGTGGTGTACGAGGATCCGCGGCTGACCGGCTATCTGGTGCAGCTCCGGGCCGACGGATCCCAGGGCCGGCTGGTGCTGGAGAAGGACGTCGAGGTGCCGGCCGGCACCGACACGGCCGACACCGACACAGGCGACACCGCCCTGGGCGACGCAGACATCGCTGCCGCCGCCCGTCGCCGCTGCGCCGCCGCTGGTCTGGAGTGGGACGACATCGTGGTGGTCTCGCAGTTGCCGGTGACCAACAAGTCCGGCGGCAGCCAGAAGAGCTGGAAGCGGACCAACGTGGCGAGGGTGGCATGAGCGCCGCGACCACCGAACTGATGCAGGTCGGCGTGCTGCCCACCGCCGACGGCGGTGCCCGGCAGCCCGAGGCCGACCTGTGGTGCAGCTACGCCGCGACCCGCACGCTGCACTGGCTGGGGGCACGCCCCGACGACTCGGACACCGTCGCCGACTATCTGCGTGCGCGGCAGAACCACGATGGCGGCTTCGCCTGGCAACGTGGCCTGCCCTCCGATGTCTGGGCCAGCTACTACTGCGCGCAGACGCTGCGAGACCTCGGCGAGCCGGTCCCCGTCCCCCACCGGCTCGCAGACTGGCTGTCCAGCACCCGTACGGCGGACGGAGGGTTCGCCATGACGCCCGGCCAGTCCGCCGACGTCTGGGCGACCTACTACGCAACTCGCCTGTACGCCGAGGTGCTCGGCCGGCCGGTGCCGGACCGCGATGCGCTGGCCGGCTGGCTCGCCCGGCTGCAGACACCGAGCGGCGGACTCGGCTGGTCACCGGGCAGTCGGCAGGTCGACGTCCGGGCCGGCTACTACGGCGCCTTGGCCTGGCGGGCGGCCGACGCCGGTCGGTCGACCCCGTGGGACACCGACAGTCTGGTCCGCTGGCTGCAGGACCGGCAGGGTGGCGACGGCGGCTTCGCCTTCGGACCCGATGTGGCTGCCTGCGCCTGGGCCGCCTTCCGGGCCACCCACGCTCTCCGGGCGCTCGGCGCCGGGCCCCGCGACGTCGACGGTCTGCTCGCCTGGTTGGACGCCCGCCGGCTGCCGAGCGGTGGCTACGAACGCTGGCTGGGCTACGGCGTGGCCGACGTATGGGCCTGCTTCAGCGTGGTCGGAGCCCGGCTGGCCGTGGACCGTCCGCTGCCGGCGGCCGACGTTCCGGCGACGGTCGAGGCGGTCCGCGCCTGCCAGCTGCCGGGCACCGGCTTCACCTACCGGCAGCCCGACGCGGCCGGGGACAGCCTGGCGACCGCCGCTGTCCTGCTCATGGGTGCCGAACCAGAGCGGACCGCCGAACTGCAGGCATGGCTGCGAGCCGCGCAGACCCCGTACGAGGGCGGCGTGATGTACAT from Microlunatus phosphovorus NM-1 includes:
- a CDS encoding prenyltransferase/squalene oxidase repeat-containing protein: MSAATTELMQVGVLPTADGGARQPEADLWCSYAATRTLHWLGARPDDSDTVADYLRARQNHDGGFAWQRGLPSDVWASYYCAQTLRDLGEPVPVPHRLADWLSSTRTADGGFAMTPGQSADVWATYYATRLYAEVLGRPVPDRDALAGWLARLQTPSGGLGWSPGSRQVDVRAGYYGALAWRAADAGRSTPWDTDSLVRWLQDRQGGDGGFAFGPDVAACAWAAFRATHALRALGAGPRDVDGLLAWLDARRLPSGGYERWLGYGVADVWACFSVVGARLAVDRPLPAADVPATVEAVRACQLPGTGFTYRQPDAAGDSLATAAVLLMGAEPERTAELQAWLRAAQTPYEGGVMYMPGRGAEVRCTLWAAAALDRTGSGLDSSRLGSWLRGLQNVDGGVGYWVGRGSDLVSTAAAVELGQTAGCLPAEVLDRGGVLRFVERCRTADGYAPVPGGQTTLAATAQALRVRHALGVATDPDRATDPDHTSDPDYASELLTRWASPLGGYAATPRAVPDLLSTYQAVLTFEQFGRTWDRRHVGRLLHRLEVGGGYAWSPLSRRPGGALAGALGGLLAEAVAGDPVPLPRLSL
- a CDS encoding phenylacetate--CoA ligase family protein — protein: MWLTDPSAVAAFREAHAHLHLLEATSYAPTVTERIRHEKLALVWGRARSIPHYTRLPGFAECDLSRLPITTKDEVKADPHRFARTDLSGVLKYYESSGSSGRTTPTPRTAADIIGNAISVAGLWRRSLGPEPRRVAALLPSDVLPVGDLVSAACEYLGHTLLRSYPFTLGICDWDRLEALFESYRPDAVFAAPGVLAQWTRVLKSRGRLAEVSASVRTVLLLGEVSLAAQRRKLGRDWNAQVLDASYGSTETGTMAAACEHGALHLLAAGHVFEIRDGAEVRPLAIEPTGEQRGELITTTLNNHARPLLRYGTGDLVQVGAATPCPCGLGLPPVQVQGRGDDGIVWRGQSLTEHSLGSVVYEDPRLTGYLVQLRADGSQGRLVLEKDVEVPAGTDTADTDTGDTALGDADIAAAARRRCAAAGLEWDDIVVVSQLPVTNKSGGSQKSWKRTNVARVA